A window from Mangifera indica cultivar Alphonso chromosome 2, CATAS_Mindica_2.1, whole genome shotgun sequence encodes these proteins:
- the LOC123208588 gene encoding uncharacterized protein LOC123208588: protein MAGFWLFTVLFMFLSCGLASAKICTNAFPESSSHSLRYELLTSKNETWKQEIFSTYHMKPAHYHPYDSSRKLLSEVDDDNWASLMYKKLKLPGTFQFPGKKFLTEVSLHDVRLDPYSLHWIAQQTNLEYLLLLDVDRLVWSFRKTACLPTPGKPYGGWEAPDVELRGHFVGHFMSATAKMWASTHNDTLREKMSAVVSILCECQRKMGTGYLSAFPTEQFDRVEALIPVWAPYYTIHKILAGLLDQFTFAGNDQALKMTIRMADYFYNRVKNVIKKYSIERHFQSLNEEFGGMNDVLYRLFSITKNPKHLLLAHLFDKPCFLGLLAVQANDISGFHSNTHIPIVIGAQMRYEVTGDELSKAMGIYFMDIINSSLSYATGGTSSGEFWSDPNRMATTLDTETEESCTTYNMLKVARNLFTWTKEMAYADYYEGALTNGVMGIQRGREPGVMIYMLPLNRGNSRAVSYHGWGTKFDSFWCCYGTGIESFSKLGDSIYFQEEGKVPGLYIIQFISSTINWQLEQFTLYQNVDPYVSWDPFLRLTLTVTSSKACDESSLILRIPSWTQSSGSKTKLNGQKLPVPAPGNFLHVTKKWSSGDKLTLELPITFRTEPIKDDRLEYASLQAIHFGPFLLAGHSNGDWDIKAAAGRPPSEWLSPIPATYNDQLFTFFQGSGDSTFVITNSNQSITMGRLNISGTEAALQATFRIIPTDPSTKFSCIKDIIGKSIVLEPIAFPGMLVAQLGKDNILAVQDASSAQSSTFHLVSGLNGKDTLSLESETHKGCFVYSCRNLELKLSCNSGSSDAKFSDAASFVTGKGLSQYHPISFVAKGVRRNFLLEPLYNFRDEYYTAYFNMTT from the exons ATGGCGGGTTTCTGGTTATTTACCGTTTTGTTTATGTTTCTCTCTTGTGGTTTGGCTTCTGCTAAGATATGCACAAACGCTTTTCCTGAGAGTTCATCGCATTCTCTTAGATACGAACTCTTAACATCCAAAAATGAAACCTGGAAACAAGAGATTTTCTCGACTTACCATATGAAACCAGCTCATTATCATCCTTACGATTCTTCCAGGAAGCTGTTGAGTGAGGTAGATGATGACAACTGGGCATCATTAATGTACAAGAAACTTAAACTTCCGGGCACATTTCAATTTCCCggaaaaaaatttcttacaGAAGTCTCATTGCATGACGTTAGACTGGATCCCTATTCATTGCATTGGATTGCACAGCAAACAAATTTGGAGTATCTGTTGTTGCTTGATGTTGATAGGTTAGTTTGGAGCTTCAGAAAAACTGCTTGTTTGCCTACACCTGGAAAGCCTTATGGAGGCTGGGAAGCACCAGATGTTGAGCTCCGGGGTCATTTTGTAG GGCATTTTATGAGTGCTACTGCAAAAATGTGGGCAAGCACTCACAACGATACTCTCAGGGAAAAAATGTCAGCAGTGGTGTCTATATTATGTGAGTGTCAGAGAAAAATGGGAACTGGGTATCTTTCTGCTTTTCCAACCGAGCAATTTGATCGCGTTGAAGCTTTAATACCTGTTTGGGCTCCTTACTACACCATTCACAAG ATCCTGGCGGGTTTGTTAGATCAATTTACTTTTGCTGGAAATGATCAAGCTTTGAAAATGACCATACGGATGGCTGACTATTTCTACAATCGTGTTAAGAATGTCATAAAGAAGTACAGTATCGAAAGACACTTTCAGTCTCTTAATGAAGAATTTGGTGGCATGAATGATGTTCTTTACAGGTTGTTCAGCATCACG AAAAATCCAAAGCACTTACTGTTGGCTCACCTCTTTGACAAACCATGCTTTTTGGGGTTGCTTGCTGTACAG GCTAATGACATTTCTGGTTTCCATAGCAACACTCATATCCCAATTGTTATTGGAGCACAAATGCGGTATGAAGTCACCGGTGATGAACTTTCCAAG GCAATGGGGATATACTTCATGGACATTATCAACTCTTCTCTCAGTTATGCAACAGGAGGAACATCATCAGGAGAATTCTG GAGCGATCCAAACAGAATGGCAACCACTTTAGACACAGAAACAGAAGAATCATGCACAACTTATAACATGTTGAAG GTTGCGCGCAACCTGTTTACATGGACAAAAGAAATGGCTTATGCAGATTATTATGAAGGCGCCCTGACAAATGGAGTCATGGGTATCCAACGAGGAAGAGAACCTGGAGTGATGATTTACATGCTTCCTCTCAATCGTGGAAATTCCAGGGCAGTGAGCTACCATGGATGGGGAACAAAGTTTGATTCTTTTTGGTGCTGTTATGGCACAG GGATTGAATCATTCTCTAAGTTGGGAGATTCCATATATTTTCAAGAGGAAGGAAAGGTTCCTGGCCTTTACATCATCCAGTTTATATCAAGCACAATCAATTGGCAACTTGAGCAGTTTACGCTCTATCAGAATGTTGATCCTTATGTTTCTTGGGATCCTTTCTTGAGATTGACACTGACAGTCACTTCGAGCAAG GCATGTGACGAATCCTCCCTGATTTTGCGGATACCATCTTGGACACAGTCAAGTGGTTCTAAGACAAAATTGAATGGCCAGAAATTGCCTGTACCAGCTCCAG GTAATTTTCTACATGTGACAAAAAAATGGAGCTCTGGTGACAAATTAACTCTTGAGCTACCCATCACTTTCAGGACCGAACCTATTAAAG ATGATCGGCTGGAATATGCTTCTCTACAGGCGATACATTTCGGTCCTTTTCTGCTTGCTGGTCACTCAAATGGGGACTGGGACATCAAGGCTGCTGCAGGGCGTCCTCCTTCTGAATGGCTAAGTCCAATTCCTGCCACATACAATGATCAACTATTTACATTTTTCCAAGGCTCTGGAGACTCAACTTTCGTAATAACAAACTCAAACCAATCAATAACAATGGGAAGACTCAATATATCTGGCACTGAGGCTGCTCTTCAAGCCACTTTCAGAATCATCCCCACTGATCCATCCACCAAATTCTCATGCATCAAAGACATTATCGGCAAATCCATCGTGCTAGAACCAATTGCTTTTCCAGGAATGCTTGTAGCTCAACTAGGAAAAGATAATATACTTGCTGTCCAGGATGCTTCCAGTGCTCAGTCCTCTACTTTCCATTTGGTTTCAGGATTAAATGGAAAGGACACATTATCCTTGGAATCAGAAACTCATAAGGGTTGCTTTGTATATAGCTGCAGGAACTTGGAATTAAAGCTCAGCTGCAACTCTGGATCATCAGATGCCAAATTCAGCGATGCTGCTAGCTTTGTAACAGGGAAAGGACTGAGCCAATATCATCCTATTAGCTTTGTTGCCAAAGGAGTGAGGAGGAATTTCCTTCTGGAGCCGTTGTACAACTTCAGAGATGAGTATTATACAGCTTACTTCAACATGACTACTTGA
- the LOC123207901 gene encoding uncharacterized protein LOC123207901, producing the protein MAGFWLFTVLFMFLSCGLASAKICTNAFPESSSHSLRYELLTSKNETWKQEIFSTYHMKPAHYHPYDSSRKLLSEEDDDNWASLMYKKLKLPGTFQFPGKKFLTEVSLHDVRLDPYSLHWIAQQTNLEYLLLLDVDRLVWSFRKTACLPTPGKPYGGWEAPDVELRGHFVGHFMSATAKMWASTHNDTLREKMSAVVSILCECQRKMGTGYLSAFPTEQFDRVEALIPVWAPYYTIHKILAGLLDQFTFAGNDQALKMTIRMADYFYNRVKNVIKKYSIERHFQSLNEEFGGMNDVLYRLFSITKNPKHLLLAHLFDKPCFLGLLAVQANDISGFHSNTHIPIVIGAQMRYEVTGDELSKAMGIYFMDIINSSLSYATGGTSSGEFWSDPNRMATTLDTETEESCTTYNMLKVARNLFTWTKEMAYADYYEGALTNGVMGIQRGREPGVMIYMLPLNRGNSRAVSYHGWGTKFDSFWCCYGTGIESFSKLGDSIYFQEEGKVPGLYIIQFISSTINWQLGQFTLYQNVDPYVSWDPFLRLTLTVTSSKACDESSLILRIPSWTQSSGSKTKLNGQKLPVPAPGNFLHVTKKWSSGDKLTLELPITFRTEPIKDDRLEYASLQAIHFGPFLLAGHSNGDWDIKAAAGRPPSEWLSPIPASYNDQLFTFFHGSGDSTFVITNSNQSITMGRLNISGTEAALQATFRIIPTDPSTKFSCIKDIIGKSIVLEPIAFPGMLVAHLGKDNILAVQDASSAQSSTFHLVSGLNGKDTVSLESETHKGCFVYSCRNLEIKLSCNSGSSDAKFSDAASFVTGKGLSQYHPISFVAKGVRRNFLLEPLYNFRDEYYTVYFNMTT; encoded by the exons ATGGCGGGTTTCTGGTTATTTACCGTTTTGTTTATGTTTCTCTCTTGTGGTTTGGCTTCCGCTAAGATATGCACAAACGCTTTTCCTGAGAGTTCATCGCATTCTCTTAGATACGAACTCTTAACATCCAAAAATGAAACCTGGAAACAAGAGATTTTCTCGACTTACCATATGAAACCAGCTCATTATCATCCTTACGATTCTTCCAGGAAGCTGTTGAGTgaggaagatgatgacaacTGGGCATCATTAATGTACAAGAAACTTAAACTTCCGGGCACATTTCAATTTCCTggaaaaaaatttcttacaGAAGTCTCATTGCATGACGTTAGACTGGATCCCTATTCATTGCATTGGATTGCACAGCAAACAAATTTGGAGTATCTGTTGTTGCTTGATGTTGATAGGTTAGTTTGGAGCTTCAGAAAAACTGCTTGTTTGCCTACACCTGGAAAGCCTTATGGAGGCTGGGAAGCACCAGATGTTGAGCTCCGGGGTCATTTTGTAG GGCATTTTATGAGTGCTACTGCAAAAATGTGGGCAAGCACTCACAACGATACTCTCAGGGAAAAAATGTCAGCAGTGGTGTCCATATTATGTGAGTGTCAGAGAAAAATGGGAACTGGGTATCTTTCTGCTTTTCCAACCGAGCAATTTGATCGCGTTGAAGCTTTAATACCTGTTTGGGCTCCTTACTACACCATTCACAAG ATCCTGGCGGGTTTGTTAGATCAATTTACTTTTGCTGGAAATGATCAAGCTTTGAAAATGACCATACGGATGGCTGACTATTTCTACAATCGTGTTAAGAATGTCATAAAGAAGTACAGTATCGAAAGACACTTTCAGTCTCTTAATGAAGAATTTGGTGGCATGAATGATGTTCTTTACAGGTTGTTCAGCATCACG AAAAATCCAAAGCACTTACTGTTGGCTCACCTCTTTGACAAACCATGCTTTTTGGGGTTGCTTGCTGTACAG GCTAATGACATTTCTGGTTTCCATAGCAACACTCATATCCCAATTGTTATTGGAGCACAAATGCGGTATGAAGTCACCGGTGATGAACTTTCCAAG GCAATGGGGATATACTTCATGGACATTATCAACTCTTCTCTCAGTTATGCAACAGGAGGAACATCATCAGGAGAATTCTG GAGCGATCCAAACAGAATGGCAACCACTTTAGACACAGAAACAGAAGAATCATGCACAACTTATAACATGTTGAAG GTTGCGCGCAACCTGTTTACATGGACAAAAGAAATGGCTTATGCAGATTATTATGAAGGCGCCCTGACAAATGGAGTCATGGGTATCCAACGAGGAAGAGAACCTGGAGTGATGATTTACATGCTTCCTCTCAATCGTGGAAATTCCAGGGCAGTGAGCTACCATGGATGGGGAACAAAGTTTGATTCTTTTTGGTGCTGTTATGGCACAG GGATTGAATCATTCTCTAAGTTGGGAGATTCCATATATTTTCAAGAGGAAGGAAAGGTTCCTGGCCTTTACATCATCCAGTTTATATCAAGCACAATCAATTGGCAACTTGGGCAGTTTACGCTCTATCAGAATGTTGATCCTTATGTTTCTTGGGATCCTTTCTTGAGATTGACACTGACAGTCACTTCGAGCAAG GCATGTGACGAATCCTCCCTGATTTTGCGGATACCATCTTGGACACAGTCAAGTGGTTCTAAGACAAAATTGAATGGCCAGAAATTGCCTGTACCAGCTCCAG GTAATTTTCTACATGTGACAAAAAAATGGAGCTCTGGTGACAAATTAACTCTTGAGCTACCCATCACTTTCAGGACCGAACCTATTAAAG ATGATCGGCTGGAATATGCTTCTCTACAGGCGATACATTTCGGTCCTTTTCTGCTTGCTGGTCACTCAAATGGGGACTGGGACATCAAGGCTGCTGCAGGGCGTCCTCCTTCTGAATGGCTAAGTCCAATTCCTGCCTCATACAATGATCAACTATTTACATTTTTCCATGGCTCTGGAGACTCAACTTTTGTAATAACAAACTCAAACCAATCAATAACAATGGGAAGACTCAATATATCTGGCACTGAGGCTGCTCTTCAAGCCACTTTCAGAATCATCCCCACTGATCCATCCACCAAATTCTCATGCATCAAAGACATCATCGGCAAATCCATCGTGCTAGAACCAATTGCTTTTCCAGGAATGCTTGTAGCTCATCTAGGAAAAGATAACATACTTGCTGTCCAGGATGCTTCCAGTGCTCAGTCCTCTACTTTCCATTTGGTTTCAGGATTAAATGGAAAGGACACAGTATCCTTGGAATCAGAAACTCATAAGGGTTGCTTTGTATATAGCTGCAGGAACTTGGAAATAAAGCTCAGCTGCAACTCTGGATCATCAGATGCCAAATTCAGCGATGCTGCTAGCTTTGTAACAGGGAAAGGACTGAGCCAATATCATCCTATTAGCTTTGTTGCCAAAGGAGTGAGGAGGAATTTCCTTCTGGAGCCGTTGTACAACTTTAGAGATGAGTATTATACAGTTTACTTCAACATGACAACTTGA
- the LOC123206425 gene encoding uncharacterized protein LOC123206425: MKVIVCFTVWILFLLFGLTLGKECTNTPPQLSSHTLRYELLSSKNESWKEEMFSHYHLTPTDDSTWSNLLPRKMLSEENEFSWAMMYKTMKNPGEFKMSGGFLKEVSLHDVRLDPSSLHWQAQQTNLEYLLMLDVDSLVWSFRKTAGLPTPGKAYGGWEAPTCELRGHFVGHYLSASAKMWASTHNDSLKEKMAAVVSALSACQKKLGTGYLSAFPSELFDRFEAIKPVWAPYYTIHKILAGLLDQYTFADNSDALTMTTWMVEYFYNRVQNVITKYSIERHWYSLNEETGGMNDVLYRLFSITKNPKHLLLAHLFDKPCFLGLLAVQADDISGFHANTHIPVVIGSQMRYEVTGDPLYKAIGTFFMDVVNSSHSYATGGTSIHEFWSDPKRLASTLEKENEESCTTYNMLKVSRHLFRWTKEMAYADYYERALTNGVLSIQRGTEPGVMIYMLPLGNGRSKADSYHGWGTRFNTFWCCYGTGIESFSKLGDSIYFEEEGDFPGLYIIQYISSSFDWKSGQIVLNQKVDPVVSWDPFLRMTLTFSSEEGASKSSSLNLRIPIWTRSNGAKATLNGQSLTLPAPGEFLSVSKQWSSDDKLTLELPILLRTEAIKDDRIEYASVQAILYGPYLLSGYSSGDWDINAQSATSIYDWITPIPSSYNAQLVTFSQESENSTFVLTNSNQSITMESYPKSGTDAALHATFRLILGEPSSSKLSSFNDFIGKSVILEPIDFPGMQIAQQEDGELVVTNLPIDGGSSIFHLIAGLDGKPGTVSLESKSQEGCYVYSGANIKSGTNMKLGCGKESSGAGFNQAVSYVMEGGISQYHPISFVAKGVKRNFLLAPLLSHRDEYYTVYFNIQA, from the exons atgaaGGTTATTGTGTGCTTTACAGTTTGGATTTTGTTTCTCTTATTTGGTTTGACTCTGGGTAAGGAGTGTACAAACACTCCTCCACAGCTTTCATCTCACACCCTTAGATATGAGCTGTTGTCATCCAAAAATGAATCATGGAAAGAAGAGATGTTCTCTCATTACCATTTGACGCCAACCGATGACTCCACTTGGTCTAATTTGTTACCAAGAAAGATGTTGAGTGAGGAAAATGAATTTAGTTGGGCCATGATgtataaaacaatgaaaaatcCAGGTGAATTTAAAATGTCTGGTGGTTTTCTCAAGGAAGTGTCACTACACGACGTTAGGTTGGATCCAAGTTCATTGCACTGGCAGGCACAGCAAACAAATTTGGAGTATCTGTTGATGTTGGACGTGGATAGTTTGGTTTGGAGTTTTCGAAAAACTGCTGGTTTGCCAACGCCAGGAAAGGCATATGGAGGTTGGGAAGCCCCAACTTGCGAGCTCCGTGGTCATTTTGTAG GGCATTACTTGAGTGCATCAGCAAAAATGTGGGCAAGCACTCACAATGATAGCCTTAAAGAGAAAATGGCCGCTGTGGTGTCTGCTCTATCTGCTTGTCAGAAGAAACTGGGCACTGGATATCTCTCTGCTTTTCCGTCTGAGCTATTTGATCGTTTTGAAGCTATAAAACCTGTTTGGGCTCCTTATTACACCATTCACAAG ATCCTTGCAGGCTTATTGGATCAGTATACATTTGCTGATAATTCTGATGCTTTGACCATGACAACATGGATGGTTGAGTATTTTTACAATCGTGTTCAGAATGTAATAACAAAGTATAGCATAGAAAGACACTGGTACTCACTTAATGAGGAAACCGGAGGCATGAATGATGTGCTTTACAGATTATTCAGTATAACC AAAAATCCAAAGCATTTGCTGTTGGCTCACCTGTTTGACAAACCGTGCTTTTTGGGATTGCTTGCAGTACAG GCTGATGATATATCTGGTTTCCATGCCAATACACATATCCCAGTTGTTATTGGATCTCAAATGCGTTATGAAGTCACTGGTGATCCACTTTACAAG GCAATAGGTACATTCTTCATGGATGTGGTCAATTCTTCTCACAGTTATGCAACTGGAGGAACATCAATTCATGAATTCTG GTCAGACCCAAAGCGATTGGCAAGCACTCTAGAGAAAGAGAATGAAGAATCGTGCACAACTTATAACATGTTGAAG GTCAGCCGCCATCTGTTTAGATGGACAAAAGAAATGGCATATGCAGATTATTATGAACGTGCCTTGACAAATGGTGTGCTTAGCATTCAACGAGGAACAGAGCCTGGAGTAATGATTTACATGCTTCCACTAGGCAATGGACGTTCAAAGGCAGATAGCTACCATGGCTGGGGAACAAGGTTCAACACTTTTTGGTGCTGTTATGGCACAG GAATTGAATCATTCTCAAAGTTAGGAGATTCCATATATTTTGAAGAGGAAGGAGATTTTCCTGGTCTTTACATTATCCAATATATATCAAGCTCATTTGACTGGAAATCAGGACAAATTGTGCTGAATCAAAAAGTTGACCCTGTTGTTTCCTGGGATCCTTTCCTTCGCATGACACTGACATTTTCTTCAGAGGAG GGGGCTAGCAAATCATCTTCCTTGAATTTGCGAATACCAATTTGGACGCGATCAAATGGTGCCAAGGCAACACTAAATGGCCAGAGTTTAACTCTACCTGCTCCAG GTGAATTTTTATCAGTTTCAAAACAATGGAGCTCTGATGACAAATTGACCCTTGAGCTGCCAATTCTTCTAAGAACGGAGGCTATCAAAG ATGACCGGATTGAATATGCTTCTGTTCAGGCAATACTATATGGTCCTTATCTGCTTTCAGGTTACTCCAGCGGGGACTGGGACATCAATGCTCAGTCAGCTACATCAATCTACGACTGGATAACTCCAATTCCCAGCTCATATAATGCTCAACTGGTTACCTTTTCGCAAGAGTCTGAAAATTCAACTTTTGTCTTAACAAACTCCAACCAGTCAATTACAATGGAAAGTTATCCTAAATCTGGCACTGATGCTGCTCTTCATGCAACTTTCAGACTTATTTTGGGGGAACCATCTTCCTCAAAACTTTCATCCTTCAACGATTTTATTGGCAAGTCAGTCATCCTAGAACCTATTGATTTTCCTGGAATGCAAATAGCACAGCAAGAAGATGGCGAACTTGTGGTCACAAATTTGCCTATTGATGGGGGCTCATCTATTTTCCACTTGATCGCTGGATTAGACGGAAAGCCTGGAACAGTATCCTTGGAGTCCAAAAGCCAAGAGGGCTGCTATGTGTACAGTGGTGCCAATATAAAGTCAGGCACAAATATGAAGCTTGGCTGCGGTAAAGAGTCATCAGGCGCTGGATTTAACCAGGCAGTCAGTTATGTAATGGAAGGAGGAATAAGTCAATATCATCCAATCAGCTTTGTGGCAAAAGGCGTGAAAAGGAATTTTCTTCTGGCACCATTACTGAGCCACAGAGATGAATATTATACTGTTTATTTTAACATTCAAGCTTAA
- the LOC123207906 gene encoding DNA damage-repair/toleration protein DRT100-like → MASLSQYIMLLLFIAVCFTAVNGCHRSDRAALLAFKAALKEPYLGIFNTWTGNDCCRNWYGVSCDPESHRVADINLRGESEDPIFERAHRTGYMTGYISPAICKLKRLSSLTIADWKGITGEIPRCVTSIPFLRIIDLIGNKLSGEIPADIGRLHRLTVFNIADNYVTGRIPESLTNLSSLMHLDLRNNRISGPIPRDIGRLPMLSRALLSRNHISGTIPESIARIYRLADLDLSMNQISGQIPASLGKMAVLATLNLDFNKLSGALPASLLASGISNLNVSKNSLEGRIPDVFGPRSYFTVLDLSFNYLSGPIPKSISQASYIGHLDLSHNHLCGRIPPGSPFDHLEGSQFAYNDCLCGKPLKAC, encoded by the coding sequence ATGGCTTCACTCTCCCAGTACATTATGCTTTTACTCTTTATCGCCGTTTGTTTTACCGCCGTCAACGGCTGCCATCGGTCAGACCGGGCAGCTCTGTTAGCTTTCAAAGCTGCCCTCAAGGAGCCTTATTTAGGCATCTTCAACACGTGGACGGGCAACGACTGTTGCCGCAACTGGTACGGCGTCAGTTGCGACCCCGAATCTCACCGGGTTGCTGATATTAACCTTCGTGGTGAGTCGGAGGACCCGATATTTGAACGGGCTCACCGAACCGGCTACATGACTGGCTACATATCACCAGCGATCTGTAAACTGAAGCGTCTTTCTAGTTTGACTATCGCTGACTGGAAAGGAATCACGGGCGAAATACCTCGTTGCGTCACTTCGATTCCGTTTCTTCGCATTATCGATTTAATCGGAAACAAGTTATCGGGTGAGATTCCGGCTGATATCGGACGGCTTCATAGGCTTACCGTTTTTAATATTGCTGATAATTATGTAACTGGAAGAATCCCCGAATCTTTGACTAATCTTTCTAGCTTAATGCATCTTGATTTACGCAACAACCGAATTTCGGGTCCGATTCCACGAGATATCGGTCGGCTTCCCATGTTAAGTCGAGCTTTGTTGTCTCGGAATCATATATCCGGTACGATCCCGGAATCCATTGCAAGAATTTACCGTCTCGCCGATTTGGATTTGTCCATGAACCAGATATCGGGGCAAATACCGGCTTCTTTAGGCAAAATGGCTGTTCTAGCGACCCTAAATCTTGATTTCAACAAACTTTCGGGCGCCTTACCAGCGAGTTTGTTGGCTTCAGGTATTAGCAATTTAAACGTAAGTAAGAACTCGCTTGAAGGAAGAATACCGGATGTTTTCGGGCCGAGATCTTATTTTACAGTTCTTGATTTATCGTTTAATTATCTGAGCGGGCCGATTCCGAAATCGATATCGCAGGCGTCGTATATCGGGCATTTGGATTTGAGTCACAACCATCTTTGTGGGAGGATACCGCCGGGATCACCGTTCGATCATCTTGAGGGTTCGCAATTTGCTTATAACGATTGTCTGTGTGGGAAGCCACTTAAAGCTTGTTAA